The Dendropsophus ebraccatus isolate aDenEbr1 chromosome 3, aDenEbr1.pat, whole genome shotgun sequence genome includes a region encoding these proteins:
- the KGD4 gene encoding alpha-ketoglutarate dehydrogenase component 4 — protein sequence MGSKMAAASRVVQVVKPHVPAIRFPDRKGSPKPNVQEALKSMIYPFTAPPITAHQASSENPPGAPNPAPVHKAHGSPDTSELLKSLPQKYRRKAVSAEEMDYIQRGGPE from the exons ATGGGGagtaagatggcggcggccagcaGGGTCGTTCAG GTTGTGAAGCCGCATGTGCCAGCCATTAGATTCCCCGATAGGAAAGGCAGTCCAAAACCAAATG TACAAGAAGCCTTGAAGTCTATGATCTACCCATTTACCGCACCACCAATAACAGCACATCAGGCCAGCAGTGAAAACCCTCCGGGAGCCCCAAATCCTGCACCGGTCCATAAAGCACATGGCTCTCCAGACACTAGCGAACTACTGAAGTCACTTCCTCAGAAATACAGGAGAAAAGCTGTATCTGCTGAGGAGATGGACTATATACAA CGCGGAGGTCCTGAATGA